A window of the Loxodonta africana isolate mLoxAfr1 chromosome 3, mLoxAfr1.hap2, whole genome shotgun sequence genome harbors these coding sequences:
- the LOC135230597 gene encoding UMP-CMP kinase-like, with amino-acid sequence MGLCKSALPQMGRPLRPQEKDVLKSPLIIFVMGGPGCGKGTQCKNMATKYGFCHVGLGHLLRQEAQRAPGGDGRSETSCCRGSWCPR; translated from the exons ATGGGTCTGTGCAAGTCCGCGCTGCCGCAGATGGGCAGGCCCCTGAGGCCCCAGGAGAAGG ATGTCCTCAAGTCCCCCCTGATCATCTTTGTGATGGGCGGCCCAGGCTGTGGCAAAGGGACGCAGTGCAAGAATATGGCGACTAAGTACGGCTTCTGCCACGTGGGGCTGGGCCACCTGCTGCGGCAGGAGGCCCAACGGGCACCCGGCGGGGACGGCAGATCCGAGACATCATGCTGCAGGGGCTCCTGGTGCCCACGGTGA